The Triticum aestivum cultivar Chinese Spring chromosome 7B, IWGSC CS RefSeq v2.1, whole genome shotgun sequence genome window below encodes:
- the LOC123157143 gene encoding sulfite exporter TauE/SafE family protein 3 isoform X1 — MGMRCHVVAVLGVACTVAAAVAADRELSFAGAVAPPEEASYLRKLACSLWQSDGTTYHHVWPPMKFGWKIVLGSFIGFFGAAFGSIGGVGGGGIFVPMLTLIIGFDPKSSAAMSKCMIMGAAVSTVYCNLKLKHPTLDMPVIDYDLALLIQPMLMLGVSIGVICNVIFPDWLVTVLLIILFIVTSTKAFLKAVETWKKETIIITVMFCFSGYLYFHFYITSGMLISDNHFVWLFIQETAKQSQQTNEEQVYMPLSAGLDAASQSEILSDDDQNETPSDEAVSIWKNVYWKEVGLLAFVWVAFLALQVTKNYMATCSIWYWVLNLLQIPVSVGVAMYEAVGLVQGRRVISSKKNEHNSLRAHQLLVYCFLGVTAGVVAGLLGVGGGSIMGPLFLELGVPPQVASATATFAMMFSSSMSVVEYYLLNRFPVPYAVYLTILAFFAAIIGQRVVRKLIDLLGRASIIVFILSFMIFISALSLGGVGISNTIHKFARHEYMGFENICKYDA, encoded by the exons ATGGGGATGAGATGCCACGTCGTCGCGGTGCTGGGCGTGGCCTGCACtgtggccgccgccgtcgccgccgacaggGAGCTGTCGTTCGCCGGCGCCGTGGCGCCGCCGGAGGAAGCGAGCTACCTGCGCAAGCTGGCCTGCTCCCTGTGGCAGAGTGACGGAACCACCTACCACCACGTGTGGCCG CCCATGAAATTTGGGTGGAAAATCGTGTTGGGGTCATTCATTGGATTCTTCGGGGCAGCGTTCGGCAGCATCGGCGGTGTAGGTGGTGGTGGGATCTTTGTGCCGATGCTGACCCTGATCATTGGCTTTGATCCCAAGTCATCCGCGGCGATGTCAAAAT GTATGATCATGGGGGCTGCCGTGTCAACCGTGTACTGTAACCTCAAGCTGAAGCACCCGACATTGGACATGCCAGTGATAGACTATGATCTGGCCCTACTCATTCAGCCCATGCTCATGCTAGGGGTCAGCATTGGGGTTATCTGCAATGTGATATTCCCTGACTGGCTCGTCACAGTCCTCTTGATCATTCTCTTCATAG TTACTTCAACCAAAGCTTTTCTGAAGGCTGTAGAAACATGGAAGAAAGAGACGATAATCATAACGGTAATGTTTTGTTTTTCTGGATACCTGTATTTTCATTTTTACATCACATCAGGGATGCTGATAAGTGATAATCACTTCGTTTGGTTATTCATTCAGGAGACAGCAAAACAATCACAGCAAACAA ACGAAGAACAGGTGTACATGCCGCTGTCTGCAGGACTTGACGCCGCATCTCAGTCTGAAATTCTGTCAGATGATGATCAAAATGAAACCCCATCAGACGAAGCG GTATCCATTTGGAAGAATGTTTACTGGAAGGAGGTTGGCCTTCTTGCCTTCGTTTGGGTAGCATTCCTTGCGCTTCAAGTCACTAAG AACTACATGGCAACTTGCTCCATCTGGTACTGGGTTCTGAACTTACTCCAG ATCCCTGTGTCTGTTGGGGTGGCCATGTACGAAGCAGTAGGTTTGGTGCAGGGGAGGAGGGTGATATCATCAAAGAAGAACGAGCATAACAGCCTGAGAGCTCATCAGCTATTGGTATACTGCTTCTTGGGCGTCACTGCTGGTGTCGTCGCCGGTCTGCTTGGCGTTGGTGGGGGCTCCATCATGGGGCCTCTCTTCCTGGAGCTCGGTGTTCCTCCGCAA GTCGCAAGTGCTACAGCCACCTTCGCGATGATGTTCTCATCTTCCATGTCCGTCGTAGAGTACTACCTCCTGAACCGGTTCCCTGTGCCATATG CTGTCTACTTGACCATCCTGGCGTTTTTCGCTGCGATCATTGGCCAGAGGGTTGTGAGGAAGCTAATTGATCTGCTAGGGCGGGCGTCGATCATCGTCTTCATATTGTCCTTCATGATCTTCATCAGCGCACTCTCTCTAG GCGGAGTCGGCATCTCCAACACGATCCACAAGTTCGCACGGCATGAGTACATGGGATTCGAGAACATCTGCAAATATGACGCGTAG
- the LOC123157143 gene encoding sulfite exporter TauE/SafE family protein 3 isoform X2 yields MGMRCHVVAVLGVACTVAAAVAADRELSFAGAVAPPEEASYLRKLACSLWQSDGTTYHHVWPPMKFGWKIVLGSFIGFFGAAFGSIGGVGGGGIFVPMLTLIIGFDPKSSAAMSKCMIMGAAVSTVYCNLKLKHPTLDMPVIDYDLALLIQPMLMLGVSIGVICNVIFPDWLVTVLLIILFIVTSTKAFLKAVETWKKETIIITETAKQSQQTNEEQVYMPLSAGLDAASQSEILSDDDQNETPSDEAVSIWKNVYWKEVGLLAFVWVAFLALQVTKNYMATCSIWYWVLNLLQIPVSVGVAMYEAVGLVQGRRVISSKKNEHNSLRAHQLLVYCFLGVTAGVVAGLLGVGGGSIMGPLFLELGVPPQVASATATFAMMFSSSMSVVEYYLLNRFPVPYAVYLTILAFFAAIIGQRVVRKLIDLLGRASIIVFILSFMIFISALSLGGVGISNTIHKFARHEYMGFENICKYDA; encoded by the exons ATGGGGATGAGATGCCACGTCGTCGCGGTGCTGGGCGTGGCCTGCACtgtggccgccgccgtcgccgccgacaggGAGCTGTCGTTCGCCGGCGCCGTGGCGCCGCCGGAGGAAGCGAGCTACCTGCGCAAGCTGGCCTGCTCCCTGTGGCAGAGTGACGGAACCACCTACCACCACGTGTGGCCG CCCATGAAATTTGGGTGGAAAATCGTGTTGGGGTCATTCATTGGATTCTTCGGGGCAGCGTTCGGCAGCATCGGCGGTGTAGGTGGTGGTGGGATCTTTGTGCCGATGCTGACCCTGATCATTGGCTTTGATCCCAAGTCATCCGCGGCGATGTCAAAAT GTATGATCATGGGGGCTGCCGTGTCAACCGTGTACTGTAACCTCAAGCTGAAGCACCCGACATTGGACATGCCAGTGATAGACTATGATCTGGCCCTACTCATTCAGCCCATGCTCATGCTAGGGGTCAGCATTGGGGTTATCTGCAATGTGATATTCCCTGACTGGCTCGTCACAGTCCTCTTGATCATTCTCTTCATAG TTACTTCAACCAAAGCTTTTCTGAAGGCTGTAGAAACATGGAAGAAAGAGACGATAATCATAACG GAGACAGCAAAACAATCACAGCAAACAA ACGAAGAACAGGTGTACATGCCGCTGTCTGCAGGACTTGACGCCGCATCTCAGTCTGAAATTCTGTCAGATGATGATCAAAATGAAACCCCATCAGACGAAGCG GTATCCATTTGGAAGAATGTTTACTGGAAGGAGGTTGGCCTTCTTGCCTTCGTTTGGGTAGCATTCCTTGCGCTTCAAGTCACTAAG AACTACATGGCAACTTGCTCCATCTGGTACTGGGTTCTGAACTTACTCCAG ATCCCTGTGTCTGTTGGGGTGGCCATGTACGAAGCAGTAGGTTTGGTGCAGGGGAGGAGGGTGATATCATCAAAGAAGAACGAGCATAACAGCCTGAGAGCTCATCAGCTATTGGTATACTGCTTCTTGGGCGTCACTGCTGGTGTCGTCGCCGGTCTGCTTGGCGTTGGTGGGGGCTCCATCATGGGGCCTCTCTTCCTGGAGCTCGGTGTTCCTCCGCAA GTCGCAAGTGCTACAGCCACCTTCGCGATGATGTTCTCATCTTCCATGTCCGTCGTAGAGTACTACCTCCTGAACCGGTTCCCTGTGCCATATG CTGTCTACTTGACCATCCTGGCGTTTTTCGCTGCGATCATTGGCCAGAGGGTTGTGAGGAAGCTAATTGATCTGCTAGGGCGGGCGTCGATCATCGTCTTCATATTGTCCTTCATGATCTTCATCAGCGCACTCTCTCTAG GCGGAGTCGGCATCTCCAACACGATCCACAAGTTCGCACGGCATGAGTACATGGGATTCGAGAACATCTGCAAATATGACGCGTAG